From the Candidatus Margulisiibacteriota bacterium genome, one window contains:
- the hisB gene encoding imidazoleglycerol-phosphate dehydratase HisB: protein MRKAKLHRKTKETNIKIELIIEGKGKSEINYPIPFLAHMFTLFAKHGLFDLKISAKGDLEIDLHHLVEDTGLALGEAFAKALGKKLKIERYGHAILPMDESLADVKAAIDISGRPHFTFKAKFPKELVYAEIGTERVKLSLDAEMLREFFEAFVYKAGISLHIDLARGKNTHHKVEAIFKAFGVALQRACAINPRKSGVPSTKGVL from the coding sequence ATGAGAAAAGCTAAGCTGCACCGTAAAACCAAAGAGACCAACATCAAGATCGAGCTGATCATTGAAGGGAAGGGAAAGAGCGAGATCAACTACCCGATCCCCTTTCTGGCCCACATGTTCACCCTTTTTGCCAAACACGGGCTTTTTGACCTCAAAATCAGCGCCAAAGGTGATCTGGAGATCGATCTCCATCATTTAGTCGAAGATACTGGTTTAGCTTTAGGAGAAGCCTTTGCCAAAGCTCTGGGGAAAAAGCTCAAGATCGAACGATACGGCCATGCTATCCTTCCAATGGACGAGTCACTGGCCGACGTTAAAGCAGCGATCGATATTTCTGGTCGTCCCCATTTTACCTTTAAGGCCAAGTTCCCCAAGGAGTTGGTCTACGCGGAAATCGGGACTGAACGGGTCAAGCTTTCACTGGACGCAGAAATGCTCCGCGAGTTTTTTGAAGCGTTCGTTTACAAGGCGGGAATCTCCCTGCATATCGACCTGGCCAGGGGAAAGAACACTCACCACAAGGTCGAAGCGATCTTTAAAGCCTTTGGGGTCGCCCTGCAAAGGGCCTGCGCCATCAACCCGCGAAAAAGCGGAGTTCCGTCAACCAAAGGGGTCCTTTAA
- the galT gene encoding galactose-1-phosphate uridylyltransferase yields the protein MPELRQNPATKEWVIIATERAKRPEDLGSGTCQATEAQKQACPFCPGKENLSPGEILAYRDFGTGPDSPGWWIRIIHNKYAALMPDGKNRERTKLLDYFTMMNGLGEHEVIIESPHHDQTIATMDEKQVEELFLAYRERYVTLSKDPQFEMIIIFKNHGIGAGTSLHHPHSQLIATPITPSHIRHRLEESMRYFDDNGRCVYCEMIAKEKSIKERVIMETDNFIAISPFASRSPFETKILPKKHASSFDSITTADAKELAFVMRTILKKLFISLNNPDYNFVINSSPCHEKETEYYHWYINVIPRVSAVAGFELGSGIYINTVIPEEAAKYLRTIKTE from the coding sequence ATGCCAGAGTTGCGGCAAAATCCTGCCACCAAGGAATGGGTGATCATCGCGACCGAGCGGGCCAAACGGCCTGAAGACTTGGGGTCCGGCACCTGCCAGGCCACAGAAGCCCAAAAACAAGCCTGCCCATTTTGCCCGGGTAAAGAAAATTTATCCCCGGGAGAGATCCTGGCATACCGGGACTTTGGAACAGGCCCGGATTCCCCGGGCTGGTGGATCAGGATAATCCATAATAAATACGCGGCCCTGATGCCGGACGGAAAGAACAGGGAGCGGACCAAGCTGCTTGATTATTTTACCATGATGAACGGGCTGGGGGAGCATGAAGTGATCATTGAGTCTCCGCACCACGACCAGACCATCGCGACAATGGACGAAAAACAGGTTGAAGAGCTTTTTCTCGCTTATCGTGAACGTTATGTTACTTTATCAAAAGACCCGCAATTTGAAATGATCATCATTTTTAAGAACCATGGGATCGGGGCGGGGACTTCACTGCATCATCCTCATTCCCAGCTCATCGCTACTCCGATCACGCCGTCCCACATCCGGCACCGCTTGGAAGAATCGATGCGTTATTTTGATGATAACGGCCGCTGTGTTTACTGCGAAATGATCGCAAAGGAAAAGTCGATAAAGGAAAGGGTTATAATGGAGACCGACAATTTTATCGCCATTTCACCTTTTGCTTCCCGCTCTCCTTTTGAAACTAAGATCTTGCCTAAAAAACACGCCTCCTCTTTTGACAGCATTACAACCGCCGATGCGAAGGAGTTGGCCTTCGTGATGAGAACGATACTTAAAAAACTTTTTATTTCTCTTAATAACCCCGATTACAATTTTGTGATCAATTCTTCCCCCTGTCACGAAAAGGAAACGGAATATTATCACTGGTACATTAATGTTATTCCCAGGGTCAGTGCCGTTGCCGGTTTTGAGCTTGGCTCGGGTATTTATATAAATACCGTCATACCGGAAGAAGCGGCCAAATATTTGCGCACCATCAAAACGGAATGA
- a CDS encoding UPF0280 family protein: protein MVYQERAYRNYIKAEELVRFELVEKETDLLIQANSNLYDKAMGSVIKHRGTLEQFIESNPKFLRSLSPVRVSFNAPPIIKLMAAAAKKMKVGPMAAVAGAIAELVGRDLLQFTDELIIENGGDIYLRLVKPRKLTVYAGDSPFSEKILVELDPQKEPFAISMTSGHSGRSVGFGKGDLVMVVSRDAPLADAASTAINNVIKDAADIDSGLAIARKTRGLDGVLIIKDDQMGMMGKIKLISA, encoded by the coding sequence ATGGTCTACCAGGAAAGAGCTTACCGCAACTACATTAAGGCCGAAGAGCTGGTCCGTTTTGAACTGGTTGAAAAAGAAACAGACCTGCTGATCCAGGCCAATAGCAACCTCTATGATAAAGCGATGGGAAGCGTTATCAAACATCGGGGAACCCTGGAACAATTCATTGAATCAAACCCCAAATTCCTCCGCTCGCTTTCCCCGGTCCGCGTCTCTTTTAACGCCCCGCCGATCATTAAACTAATGGCAGCCGCCGCCAAGAAAATGAAGGTCGGCCCGATGGCCGCGGTCGCCGGTGCGATCGCCGAGCTGGTTGGCCGTGATCTGCTGCAATTTACCGATGAGCTGATCATCGAGAACGGCGGCGACATCTATTTGCGGCTGGTTAAGCCCCGCAAACTAACCGTTTATGCCGGGGATTCCCCCTTTTCAGAAAAGATCCTGGTCGAGCTTGATCCGCAAAAAGAGCCTTTTGCCATCTCCATGACCTCTGGCCATTCCGGACGCTCGGTCGGATTTGGCAAGGGGGACCTGGTGATGGTCGTTTCCCGCGATGCCCCGCTGGCCGATGCCGCCTCAACTGCGATCAACAATGTTATTAAAGACGCGGCCGACATTGATTCTGGGTTGGCTATTGCCAGAAAAACCCGGGGACTAGACGGGGTCCTGATAATAAAAGATGACCAGATGGGAATGATGGGAAAGATCAAGTTGATCTCCGCTTAA
- a CDS encoding TlyA family RNA methyltransferase has translation MSRKKEDHPYVSRGGIKLAGALDQFAISVIGRTALDIGASTGGFTDCLLQRGAARVWAIDVAYGQFAWKLRQDPRVVTVERTNVRYLTREKLYQSSQGQNEPANFAVIDLSFISLGKVMPAVYNLLADHAEVVALIKPQFEARREQVERGGIVRDEKVREEVVNRVKGEAEAAGFKVKRVIKSPIEGADGNVEFLIHLVK, from the coding sequence ATGAGCCGAAAAAAAGAGGACCATCCTTACGTCAGTCGAGGCGGAATTAAACTGGCCGGCGCCTTGGACCAGTTTGCCATTTCCGTAATAGGTCGGACCGCGCTGGATATTGGGGCTTCGACCGGCGGGTTTACCGATTGCCTTCTCCAGCGCGGGGCGGCCAGGGTCTGGGCGATAGATGTCGCCTATGGCCAGTTCGCCTGGAAGCTTCGGCAGGATCCCAGAGTGGTGACGGTCGAGCGGACCAACGTCCGATATTTGACCAGGGAAAAACTCTATCAATCATCCCAGGGCCAAAACGAACCGGCCAACTTTGCCGTCATTGATCTCTCTTTTATCTCTCTAGGCAAAGTCATGCCGGCGGTCTATAATTTGCTCGCGGATCATGCCGAAGTTGTTGCTTTGATCAAGCCGCAGTTTGAAGCCAGGCGTGAACAAGTGGAAAGGGGCGGGATCGTAAGGGACGAGAAGGTCAGAGAAGAGGTCGTTAACCGGGTCAAGGGAGAAGCGGAGGCAGCAGGCTTTAAGGTTAAAAGGGTGATCAAGTCCCCGATCGAAGGAGCGGACGGCAATGTTGAGTTTCTCATCCACCTCGTCAAATGA
- a CDS encoding NAD(+)/NADH kinase, producing MKTIGIISKIEDRLIAATADKVAKEIKAMGIKVDLAKADLVVTLGGDGTILRAARLLAKKGIPILGVHLGGVGFLSELELKGLKGAIEKIRAGEYQLDERAMLEAEVGRRKLLALNDVVIGKSGISRVIKFELERISRYTADGMIFATATGSTAYNLAAGGPLLAPQATSIIISPICCHSLNTRSLVLDGPAVLRLTRGDEVILTADGQQKVPVKVGDRVVIKRAAEKTRFIRLRDYDFFGRVRETFGLGEN from the coding sequence ATGAAGACTATCGGGATAATCAGTAAGATCGAAGATCGCCTGATCGCCGCCACGGCCGATAAGGTTGCCAAAGAAATTAAAGCAATGGGGATTAAAGTTGACCTGGCCAAGGCGGATCTGGTAGTGACGCTGGGGGGGGATGGGACGATCCTTCGGGCGGCCCGGCTATTGGCCAAAAAAGGAATACCTATCTTAGGCGTTCATTTGGGGGGAGTTGGTTTTTTGTCTGAGCTTGAATTAAAGGGGCTAAAGGGAGCCATTGAAAAGATCAGGGCCGGGGAGTATCAGTTGGATGAGCGGGCTATGCTGGAGGCCGAAGTCGGCCGCCGAAAACTCCTGGCCCTTAACGACGTGGTGATCGGCAAAAGCGGGATCTCTCGCGTTATTAAATTTGAACTAGAGAGGATCTCGCGCTATACAGCTGATGGGATGATCTTTGCCACTGCGACCGGTTCGACCGCTTACAACCTGGCTGCCGGCGGGCCGCTCCTGGCGCCGCAGGCAACAAGCATTATCATTTCCCCGATCTGCTGTCATAGCCTCAACACCCGCTCCCTGGTACTGGACGGTCCGGCCGTTCTGCGGCTTACCCGGGGGGATGAAGTTATCTTGACTGCCGATGGCCAGCAAAAAGTGCCGGTCAAGGTTGGAGATAGGGTAGTCATCAAGAGGGCAGCGGAAAAAACCAGGTTTATCAGATTGCGGGATTACGATTTTTTTGGTCGGGTAAGGGAAACCTTTGGCCTGGGCGAGAATTAG
- a CDS encoding dihydroorotase, translating to MTKWLIKNGTIVDPTGKHGGGRDLLIEDGKITKIAARLTANGARVIDAKGLMIMPGLIDMHTHLRDPGQPEKETIASGSRAAALGGFTTICCMANTTPPLDDPALIAYIVGKAEKEAVVNVLPVAAATKGLKGEEIAEMGRCVAAGAVAFSDDGQTIGRSDVMRRAIEYAKQFNKPIIAHCEDTNLSRGGAMNESQLSTEIGLPGIPALAEEVVVARDLLLAKKYGRVHIAHVSSAGSVRLVRQAKKDGAPVTCETAPHYFSLTEESVRNYDANAKVSPPLRSEKDRKEIIRGLKDGTIDAIATDHAPHTLEEKKIEFSQAANGLIGLETALALALTKLLPEGLTVKDVVKLMATNPAGILGLTGKGKLEAGADADIIIVDPKAEWTVDPEKFVSISRNTPFAGARLKGKVLYTIVSGKLVVKDGKLV from the coding sequence ATGACAAAGTGGCTGATTAAGAACGGGACAATTGTCGACCCAACCGGCAAGCATGGCGGAGGGCGCGACTTGTTGATCGAAGACGGCAAGATCACGAAAATAGCGGCCAGGCTGACGGCGAACGGGGCCAGGGTCATTGATGCCAAAGGGCTGATGATTATGCCGGGTTTGATCGACATGCATACCCACTTGCGAGACCCTGGACAACCGGAAAAAGAGACGATCGCCAGCGGCTCGCGCGCGGCCGCCCTGGGTGGCTTTACGACGATCTGCTGCATGGCGAACACCACCCCGCCGCTTGACGACCCGGCATTAATTGCTTATATCGTCGGAAAGGCGGAAAAAGAAGCGGTTGTCAATGTTTTGCCGGTCGCCGCGGCGACTAAAGGTTTAAAAGGGGAGGAAATTGCCGAAATGGGGCGCTGCGTGGCCGCCGGTGCGGTTGCCTTCTCCGATGACGGCCAAACGATCGGCCGGAGTGACGTGATGCGCCGGGCGATCGAATATGCCAAACAATTTAACAAACCGATCATTGCCCATTGTGAGGATACCAATCTTTCAAGAGGTGGAGCGATGAACGAAAGCCAGCTTTCAACCGAGATCGGTTTACCGGGAATTCCCGCGCTGGCTGAAGAAGTGGTGGTTGCCAGGGATCTGCTCCTCGCGAAAAAATACGGGCGGGTCCATATTGCCCATGTTTCGTCGGCCGGCTCGGTTAGGTTGGTCCGCCAGGCAAAAAAGGATGGGGCTCCGGTGACCTGTGAAACCGCCCCCCATTATTTCTCTTTGACCGAAGAATCGGTCCGCAACTACGATGCTAATGCCAAGGTCAGTCCCCCGCTAAGATCAGAAAAGGACAGGAAGGAGATCATCCGCGGTCTAAAGGACGGAACGATAGATGCGATCGCGACCGACCATGCTCCCCACACTTTAGAAGAAAAAAAGATTGAGTTTAGCCAGGCCGCGAATGGCTTGATCGGCCTGGAAACTGCTTTGGCGCTGGCACTGACCAAATTGTTGCCGGAAGGCTTAACCGTTAAAGATGTCGTTAAATTAATGGCGACCAACCCTGCCGGGATCCTTGGCTTGACCGGCAAGGGGAAACTGGAGGCCGGCGCCGATGCCGACATTATTATTGTCGATCCAAAGGCGGAATGGACCGTTGATCCGGAAAAATTCGTTTCCATTAGCCGGAACACCCCTTTTGCCGGCGCGCGCCTTAAAGGAAAAGTCCTGTACACCATCGTCAGCGGCAAATTAGTCGTAAAAGATGGCAAACTTGTTTAG
- the rnc gene encoding ribonuclease III: MEPLSPERLTELRELEKRVSVPFINQYLLNQAMTHSSYAHEKNLKDNERLEFLGDAVLKLVVTEYIYNKFPTHDEGELTKIRAAVISDETLAIIGQRLELGEALLLSQNEKKGGGQKRKSNLANAFEALIGAVYLDAGIGRSRDLILENLRGEIEIVSKAGYIRDYKSTLQEFVQKNKWTLPQYRVIKESGPEHKRVFFVEVKVNGKSLGVGRGNNKKEAEQQAATVAVKTLKGEEKKPGILSRFKKRLKADDKVAD, encoded by the coding sequence ATGGAACCCTTATCGCCGGAACGTTTAACTGAACTTCGAGAGCTGGAAAAACGCGTCAGCGTCCCCTTTATCAATCAATACCTCCTGAACCAGGCTATGACCCACAGCTCTTATGCCCACGAAAAGAACCTCAAAGATAACGAGCGGCTGGAATTCCTTGGGGATGCGGTCTTAAAACTGGTTGTAACAGAGTATATTTACAACAAGTTTCCCACGCATGATGAAGGTGAGTTAACCAAGATCAGGGCGGCGGTCATTTCTGACGAAACCTTGGCGATTATTGGCCAACGGCTTGAGCTAGGCGAAGCGCTCCTTCTTAGTCAGAACGAAAAAAAAGGGGGGGGGCAAAAGCGCAAATCCAACCTGGCCAACGCTTTTGAAGCGTTGATTGGAGCGGTTTATCTTGACGCCGGCATAGGCCGGTCGCGCGACCTGATCCTGGAAAATCTGCGCGGCGAGATAGAGATCGTTTCCAAAGCCGGCTACATTCGCGACTACAAGTCGACTCTTCAGGAATTTGTCCAAAAAAACAAGTGGACCCTGCCTCAATACCGGGTGATCAAGGAGAGCGGGCCAGAACACAAGCGGGTCTTTTTTGTCGAGGTCAAGGTCAATGGGAAATCGCTTGGTGTTGGCCGGGGCAACAACAAAAAAGAAGCGGAACAACAGGCCGCGACGGTTGCTGTAAAAACCTTAAAAGGGGAAGAGAAAAAACCGGGGATCCTGTCCAGATTTAAAAAGAGGTTAAAAGCAGATGACAAAGTGGCTGATTAA
- a CDS encoding tetratricopeptide repeat protein: MAVENFHSGLQAERKGETSAAIEFYLKAAEDPAFSLRDYACFAAANLYYKDKLFPNAIEQYQTLTANYPKSLLLSKGALQLGKSFYHNKNYQTAVKTFSALLEKYPELEEADEARYLIALSHEKNGDWKGAYFAYEETDLYHPLSRYGHLSRLAISKLKKKYKKKLPQYQASEKALFNQGMAYFNQEEYKMAANIFNRLARTYPKSSYLNEAWIMLGRAETLDDDYDQGIANLEKAARNAPNLAGKANYYLGRAYGRRGKYDWAVTALGRVIGKAPASDLAPEALYWRGYFRELLGDTNHALEDYYSLVKNYPNSSTASSAIWRMGKVYYWASDWQNAVNYFHLAQLYPMGSETPRCYFFEAKSLERQGNTGAALEVYKKLAKRFDHTYYAYRAQERLRLTGNAISDQVALKFDNIGEVLKTINEKDNEELSTLMDIWLQSKSEKTTLDPADLALHLSKYQELMDLGLTSFAAEEAKFLVNGSADTDKESAQLKLGEVLVRAGRYISAIRFAQQKIDSALYSDKVDALPEKVWQLAYPRGYWKTVRAESNNYGVDPYLVLAVIREESRFLNNARSHASARGLMQIMPGTGLGLAKELKLSRYRTSKLYDTDINIKMGSYYLANLIKSFNNNVYLSLAGYNGGPNRVWRYVKNWYGGDIGAIDIDEFVESIPIKETRLYVQKVMNSYFEYKRLYGGTGS, translated from the coding sequence ATGGCGGTCGAGAACTTCCACTCCGGCCTGCAGGCGGAGCGGAAGGGAGAAACTTCCGCCGCGATCGAGTTTTATCTAAAAGCGGCTGAGGATCCGGCTTTTTCGTTGCGCGACTACGCCTGCTTTGCGGCGGCAAATCTATATTATAAAGATAAGCTTTTTCCTAACGCGATCGAACAATACCAGACTTTAACGGCCAACTACCCAAAGAGCCTGCTCCTGTCAAAGGGAGCGCTGCAGCTTGGGAAAAGCTTTTACCATAACAAGAATTATCAAACAGCGGTAAAAACATTTAGCGCTCTACTGGAAAAATACCCGGAACTGGAAGAAGCAGATGAGGCCCGCTATCTTATTGCTTTAAGCCACGAAAAGAACGGCGACTGGAAGGGTGCGTATTTTGCCTACGAAGAGACCGATCTTTACCATCCGTTAAGCAGGTATGGCCATTTATCCAGGCTGGCGATCTCCAAATTAAAGAAAAAATACAAAAAAAAGCTCCCCCAATATCAAGCTTCGGAAAAAGCGCTTTTTAACCAGGGGATGGCCTACTTTAACCAGGAAGAGTACAAAATGGCGGCCAATATATTTAATCGTCTGGCCCGGACCTATCCAAAAAGCAGTTATCTCAATGAAGCGTGGATCATGCTTGGCCGGGCGGAAACCCTGGACGATGATTACGACCAGGGGATCGCCAATCTGGAAAAAGCGGCACGCAACGCCCCTAATCTTGCCGGCAAAGCCAATTACTACCTGGGACGGGCTTACGGCCGGCGCGGCAAATACGACTGGGCGGTCACCGCTCTGGGTCGGGTGATCGGCAAAGCCCCGGCCTCCGACCTGGCCCCGGAAGCCCTTTACTGGCGCGGATACTTCAGGGAGCTGCTGGGGGACACCAATCACGCGCTGGAAGACTATTATTCATTGGTTAAAAATTATCCGAACAGCAGCACCGCCTCCTCCGCTATCTGGCGAATGGGAAAAGTGTATTATTGGGCCAGCGACTGGCAAAACGCCGTCAATTATTTTCACCTCGCCCAGCTTTATCCGATGGGAAGCGAGACCCCCCGCTGTTACTTTTTTGAGGCCAAATCCCTGGAACGGCAGGGGAACACCGGGGCCGCGCTGGAGGTTTACAAAAAACTCGCCAAGCGGTTCGATCATACCTATTACGCCTATCGCGCCCAGGAAAGGCTTCGCCTGACCGGAAACGCCATTAGCGACCAGGTCGCCTTGAAATTCGACAATATCGGGGAAGTTCTCAAGACGATCAATGAAAAAGATAATGAGGAGCTATCCACTCTTATGGATATCTGGCTCCAAAGCAAATCGGAAAAAACGACCCTTGATCCGGCCGACCTGGCTCTTCATTTGAGCAAATATCAGGAGCTAATGGACCTGGGGCTGACCTCCTTTGCCGCCGAGGAAGCAAAATTCCTGGTAAACGGCTCAGCCGACACCGACAAAGAATCGGCCCAGCTTAAGCTTGGCGAAGTCCTGGTCCGGGCCGGCCGCTATATTTCCGCCATTCGCTTTGCCCAGCAAAAGATCGATTCCGCCCTATACTCAGACAAGGTCGACGCACTCCCGGAAAAGGTTTGGCAGCTTGCTTACCCTCGTGGTTATTGGAAAACTGTTCGCGCGGAGTCAAACAACTATGGGGTCGATCCCTACCTCGTCCTGGCGGTCATCAGGGAAGAGAGCCGTTTTTTAAACAACGCCCGCTCTCACGCCTCCGCCAGGGGACTGATGCAGATCATGCCGGGAACCGGCCTTGGGCTGGCCAAAGAATTAAAACTCTCCCGCTATCGCACTTCCAAGCTTTATGACACCGACATCAACATTAAAATGGGCTCATATTATCTGGCTAATCTGATCAAAAGCTTCAACAACAACGTCTATCTTTCGCTTGCCGGATACAATGGCGGCCCAAACCGGGTTTGGCGGTATGTGAAAAACTGGTACGGAGGAGATATTGGCGCGATCGACATAGACGAGTTTGTCGAAAGCATCCCGATCAAAGAAACCCGGCTCTACGTGCAAAAAGTGATGAACAGCTATTTTGAATATAAGAGGCTTTATGGCGGAACCGGAAGCTGA
- the ruvB gene encoding Holliday junction branch migration DNA helicase RuvB gives MAEPEAEEGLRPRRFANFIGQGQIKKNLQIHIDAVRSRGEALEHLLFYGPPGLGKTTLANIIANEIGASIKITSGPAIERPGDLAAILTNLKEHDILFIDEIHRLNKTVEEVLYPAMEDFALDIIIGKGPSARSIRLDLPKFTLVGATTRIGLLSSPLRDRFGIINRLEYYSIDELKEIIGRAAKKMDISIDDGGAAEVAKRARGTPRIAIRFLRRVRDFAQVKGTTVLTPQLARDCLVSMGVDEFGLDKIDRKYLSTIIDKFKGGPVGVETIAAGISEAVETIEDVYEPYLLQLGFIERTQRGRAATPNAYKHLGISIKSKSTDQAGLFKEG, from the coding sequence ATGGCGGAACCGGAAGCTGAAGAAGGATTGCGCCCTCGGCGCTTCGCTAATTTTATCGGCCAGGGGCAGATCAAGAAAAACCTGCAGATCCATATCGACGCGGTCCGCTCCAGAGGGGAGGCGCTGGAACACCTTCTCTTTTACGGCCCGCCCGGACTGGGAAAAACCACTCTGGCCAATATTATTGCCAACGAGATCGGCGCCAGCATCAAAATAACTTCCGGCCCGGCAATCGAACGCCCGGGAGACCTGGCGGCGATCCTGACCAACCTAAAGGAACACGATATCCTTTTTATTGACGAGATCCATCGACTCAATAAAACGGTCGAAGAGGTCCTCTACCCCGCAATGGAAGACTTTGCCCTCGACATTATCATCGGTAAAGGACCAAGCGCCCGCTCCATCCGCCTTGACCTTCCCAAATTTACCCTGGTCGGGGCCACGACCAGGATCGGGCTTCTCTCGTCTCCGCTGCGCGACCGTTTTGGCATTATCAACCGGCTTGAATATTATTCCATTGACGAGCTAAAAGAGATCATTGGCCGCGCCGCCAAAAAAATGGATATTTCCATTGATGACGGCGGAGCGGCCGAAGTTGCCAAACGCGCCCGAGGGACGCCTCGCATTGCCATCCGCTTTTTGCGCCGGGTCCGTGATTTCGCCCAGGTCAAAGGAACAACCGTCCTCACCCCCCAACTGGCCCGTGACTGCCTGGTCTCCATGGGGGTAGACGAATTTGGTCTGGACAAGATCGACCGTAAATATTTATCGACGATAATCGATAAGTTTAAAGGGGGGCCTGTCGGAGTTGAAACGATTGCCGCCGGGATCTCGGAAGCCGTGGAAACAATTGAGGATGTTTACGAGCCATACCTGCTGCAGCTTGGTTTTATCGAACGGACCCAGCGCGGCCGGGCCGCCACCCCCAACGCTTACAAGCACCTAGGCATCTCGATCAAAAGCAAATCAACCGATCAGGCCGGATTATTCAAGGAGGGTTAA
- a CDS encoding carboxypeptidase-like regulatory domain-containing protein — protein sequence MANLFRCLCKIVVSSLVISHLAFVIFLSGCGDLEGAVTSITVSPSTVTVGVNQAQYFSAIAKDANGLIVSVTPTWSVTGGIGSITSGGIFTATSAAATGAVVATTNSISGRSTVTITTLGWVEGRVSDNKGNRVNGIRVYLKNTSPLLVDFADSNGDYSIENVPAGHYEVWTDETSTIYIPASVEATVSSGEKSQFHNFTLYYYTDPPDTTTPELTP from the coding sequence ATGGCAAACTTGTTTAGGTGTCTTTGTAAAATAGTTGTTTCCTCATTAGTCATTAGTCATTTAGCCTTTGTCATTTTTCTTTCCGGTTGCGGCGACCTGGAAGGGGCGGTCACTTCAATTACGGTTTCCCCGTCTACGGTTACGGTTGGCGTCAACCAAGCCCAATACTTTTCCGCGATCGCCAAAGATGCAAATGGCTTGATCGTTTCGGTCACCCCGACCTGGTCGGTAACCGGCGGGATCGGCTCAATTACTTCTGGGGGGATATTTACCGCGACCTCTGCTGCGGCTACGGGGGCGGTGGTAGCGACGACCAATTCTATTTCAGGACGATCAACGGTAACGATCACCACTTTGGGTTGGGTTGAAGGACGGGTCTCTGACAACAAAGGGAACAGGGTGAATGGGATCAGGGTTTATTTAAAGAATACTTCTCCTCTCCTGGTTGATTTTGCCGACTCAAACGGTGATTATAGTATAGAGAATGTTCCTGCCGGGCATTATGAGGTCTGGACCGACGAAACTTCAACGATTTATATTCCGGCTTCAGTTGAAGCGACGGTATCAAGCGGCGAAAAATCGCAATTCCATAATTTTACTTTATACTATTATACTGATCCCCCCGACACAACCACGCCGGAATTAACCCCATAA